The region CGTACAATTTACATGACCGTGGTGAACGTGCGGTTGTTGTGTCGTGATTCCGAAGGAACAATTTCAACTGTTCTTACGGAAGCAGACGTGACGCCGATTGCTTCGCAAAATATTCGGTGGACACTTAAAAATGTTCAAGGGCAGTTCAGAACAGATGGTTTAGGATACGGCCAAATCGTGGCTGTGTCGCCTAGGTCCCAAAAAAGGGAACGCCTGAAGCTGGCCTTGGGTAACGAGTTTTTGTATATGCGGGCAAACGAAATAACGAAGGTCATCACCCCTCGTCCATGGTGTTCCATGTGACGCATCGTGCCGAAATGCATAAAAACGCACTTTTTGAACTATTTTTCGGTTTAGTGCTTCGATTTTCGCGAAATATGGTTTAGCTATTATGAGAATAACAGGTTCCCTTTGAGTTCGAGGCAATTAAGCCATCTCCTCAACGTGGGCTCCGAACGCCATTTTAGGAGGTATTAAAATGGGTAAAAAAATCTACGTAGGAAATCTTTCTTACCAACTAGACGAACAAACTCTTGCAGACGCTTTCGCTGAATTCGGTAACGTTGAATCAGCACGCATCGTAACTGACCGTGAAACAGGTCGCAGCAAAGGTTTCGCATTCGTAGAAATGTCTACTGATGATGAAGCTGCTACTGCAATCTCTAAATTGAACGGTGCAGAACTTGCTGGTCGCGCAATGAACGTTTCTGAAGCAAAACCAATGGCTCCTCGTGAGAACCGTGGTGGCGGCTTCGGCGGTGGTCGTGGCGGCGGTCGTGGTGGTTTCGGCGGTGGTAACCGCGGTCCTAGATAGTTTCTAGCACCCACCAGACTTAAACTAAGTCTTCAAACCCCTGGTCTCACGATCAGGGGTTTTTTTATGTCCAAAATCAAGAACCTCTCCCTTGAGTTCGAACACTCAAAGTTTCAACCTAAATAGGACAGTCAAATCTGTCGAATGAGGTGCTTATGATGGATATCGAACCGGAGATTCGCAAAGAAAATAAACGTATTCGTGAACAACGATTCGCAGAGGACGATGGTCCCGAAGAAACCGAAGGGATGACTGAGCGTCCCCACCGAACTCACGAGTTGGAGACAAGTCCACTCAAAGTTTTTTCAGGCGTCGTTGCGATTTGTCTGACGGGGGCCTTATTAGTCGGCGCCATTATCTGGATCTTCTTCGTATAAGATAAAGCAATTTGCGAATGCCGCGGAGTGGGCGTATGTATAGTTCTCTATGCAATCGTCCTCTGCGCTTTCTGACTTCAAAAAACTTATCTCTGCAAGATTTCTTTTTACCCTAGCCGTGCAAATGCAGGCGGTCGTTGTTGGGTGGAGAATTTACGAACTCACACAAGATCCTCTCTCATTAGGTTTGATGGGCCTGGCCGAAGCGATTCCTGCTTTGGGGTTGGCACTGTATGCAGGTTATGTCGTTGACCGATCTCGTCCTTTAAAAGTTTATCGCTGGGTTTTAGAAGGCAGTTTGATTTCTTCGGGAATTTTACTGGTGGCAGCTTATTACGGCGGTCGTTGGACAGATCACTGGCAAATTGTTGCCTTGTACCTTTCCTCCGTATTTGCAGGAGCTGCTCGCGCGTTTTCGCAGCCATCAATGTATGCCATTTTACCTAAGATGACGAAGCGTGAAGGCTTATCTAAGGCTTTGGCATGGATGAGTACCGCAATGCAAACGGCTCGAGTTACGGGGCCTGCATTGGGCGGTTTGATTTTTGGATTTATGGGGCTTGAAGTTTCGTATGCAGTGATATTTGTTTTGTTAGTGGGGGCCCTCGGTTCCACTTACGCGATTCGTATGAACATCGAAGCTCCAGCCAGCGTGGGTGAAGAACGCGAAATGGTTGAGGAGTTGAAGTCGGGCGTAAAGTTTGTTTTTGGCCATCCGATTTTGTTACCGGCATTGTCGCTGGATATGATTTCTGTTTTGTTTGGCGGAGTGACGGCCTTGCTACCTATTTATGCCAAAGAAATTTTAGCCGTCGGCCCGCGAGGTCTTGGAATCTTGCGGGCAGCCCCAGCGATTGGTGCAACCGTTATGGGCTTTATTCTGACTCGAATTGAAATTCGTAAGAATGCAGGAAAATATTTGCTATCGGCTGTTTTTGGTTTTGGTTTAAGTATTTTGGTATTTGCTCTTAGCAAAGATTTCTATTTGTCAGTCCTAGCACTGGGGCTTAGTGGAATTTTTGACAGTGTGAGTGTGGTAGTTCGAAGCACTGCTGTTCAGTTGGCATCACCCGATCATATGCGCGGTCGTATATCCTCTGTGAACTCCATGTTCATTGGTTCGTCGAATGAGGTCGGCGAGTTCGAGTCCGGGGTTGCAGCAAAATTCCTTGGTACGGTCCCCGCAGCGTGCTTCGGCGCGGTGATGTGCTTGCTGACTGTAAGTATTATCGCGTGGAAGTCGCCGACACTGCGTAATATGGACATGGACAAAGTGACGCCGTAAAACGCATCCTTTGTCATGTGACGGCAACATAGGGTTGCACTTTTCACATTCATATTTTCATCTGTGACAATTCGGTTCATACTCCCTTCGACCAATCACCCTTAGTGGGAGTGAGGATTTCAAGTATGGACGATTTACTTGCCGCACGCTCGACGATGGCTTTTTCGTTGGGATTTCATATTATTTTTGCCGCTATCGGAATGGTGATGCCATTCATGATGGCTATGGCTCATTTTCTGTACTTAAAGAAAAATCGACAAGAGGATCTTGAGCTGACTAAACTGTGGATGAAAGGCGTTGCCATTTTATTCGCTGTGGGTGCGGTTTCTGGGACTGTATTGTCGTTTGAGTTAGGATTGTTGTGGCCTGGCTTTATGAAGCATGCAGGGCCCATAATAGGGATGCCCTTTTCTTGGGAAGGAACGGCTTTCTTTCTGGAAGCGATTGCCATCGGATTATTTCTGTATGGTTGGAATCGTATGAACAAGTGGGTTCACTGGTTTGCGGGATTTGTCGTGGGTCTTTCCGGATTTGCTTCGGGGATCTTTGTCGTGGCCGCCAACAGTTGGATGAATACACCTGCCGGTTTTGATTGGGTGAATGGACAAGCGGTAAATATCGATCCCGTAGCGGCTATGTTTAATAAAGCCTGGTTGCATCAGACGATGCATATGCAGGTTGCTGCAATTCAAGCCGTGGGTTTTGCCGTTGCGGGCTTACATGCGTTGTTGTTACTAAAAGGATCGCATTCGGCTTTGCATGCACGCGCTTTGAAAATCGCAATGGTTTTTGCAACCGTGGCTTCGCTTATTCAACCTATGGTGGGACATTTCGCAGCACAAAAAGTGGCAGAATACCAACCGGTCAAGTTAGCAGCGATGGAAGCGCACTTTAAAACAGAAGCTCGTGCTCCCATTATCTTGGGTGGAATTCCCGATGTCGAAACTGGTGAAGTTCACGGTGCGATTAAAATTCCTGGAGTTCTTAGTTTCTTAGCATTTAATGATTTCAATGCGACAGTAAAGGGACTGCATGACTTCCCCCGGGAAGAGTGGCCTCCCGTTTTAATTGTGCATATTGCATTTCAAATCATGGTGGGCTTAGGCTCTTTGATGATAGTCTTGGGCTTGGTTTATATCTTCCTGGCGCGTCGTGGCGGTTTGCCAAAATGGTTTTTAAAAGTGTTGGTGGTATCAACACCCCTAGGATTTATCGCCATCGAAGCTGGTTGGGTGGTGACCGAAGTGGGACGTCAGCCGTGGATCGTGTACGGGATCATGAAAACCAAAGATGCCGTGACTCCCATGCCGGGAGTGCAGTTTCATTTCTATTTGTTCGTTGCTCTGTATCTGTTTCTTTCTTTTGTCACGGCGTGGTTGTTCCGTCGCCAGGTGCAGGTGGCTGAAAATAACATGCACAAGGGAGCGGTGAAATGATCGAGATACTTTTGTTTTTCATTGCAGCTTCGGTGCTCTTGTACGTCGTCTTAGGTGGCGCGGATTATGGTGCAGGTATTTTAGAGTTGGTACCTATTCCTTATCTGCAGAACAAGCAGCGCCATGTGGTCAATGAAGCGATGGGACCTGTGTGGGAAGCAAATCACATGTGGCTGATTTTGGTCGTCGTGATTTTGTTCGTTGGCTTTCCGGGAATTTTCAACATCGTGATGATACACTTGCACATTCCGGTGGTCGCGCTTTTGGTAGGGATTGTCGCACGAGGAACTGCTTTTACATTTCGCCATTATGATGCGATTCACGAGCCAAAGTCCCAGAATGTGTACTCGTTGATATTTAGTCTTTCAAGTTTGTGGACGACATTTTGGTTAGGAGTTCTGGCCGGTAGTTTATTTCAGGGGCGTATCGATCCCACAGCTAAAGATTTTGTTAATGCTTACGTGGCGCCTTGGACAGGATTTGTTCCATTCACGATGGGCATCTTTACCATCTGCATTTGCACGTTTTTGGCTTCGGTTTATTTAGTGGGTGAAACTCAAGACTCTGAACTTAAAAAATATTTTTGGAGACGTGGATTCGCATACAATATTGCAGTCATTATCACGGGGGGATTGGTTTTTCTTGCGGCCTATTTGGAAGACAGCGCATTTTTGAAAGAATTTTTAAATCATCCTTTGTCGATAGCTTGTGTCGTGGCCGCGACTTTGTTGTTCTTTTTATTGTGGCAATTGTTAAAAAGAAATCAGCCATTGCTGGTAAGACTTACAGCAGCGGCGCAAGTGTCACTTATCATTTTGGGGTGGTATTTCGCGATGGCTCCTGCGGCCTTAAGTACTCCTCAGGGACCTGTGTCATTTTACGATGCTGCAGCTCCAGCGGCAGCCCTCAGACAGCTGACCTACGCTCTGTGCGTGGGCAGCGTTCTGATTTTTCCAAGCCTGTTTTATTTGCTGAAAGTTTTTAAGCTCTCAAGCAAAAGTTTGCAGAGCGACTCCGCAAAGAACGATGGCAAATAAGAACACGAGCTTCATGGATGCCTCCTTCTAACTGCCCCCAGACTACGCTGTTGGTTTTTGCAGGCAAATAGGTTTATGATGTTTGATAGCATGACATCATATCGCGCAACATACATGAGAGGTGGCACAAGCCGTGCCTTGATTTTCCACGAAAAAGATCTACCTGCAGATCGAAAATCCTGGGATGCGCTTTTTTTACGCGCTTTGGGAAGCCCAGATCATTATGGACGACAGCTTGATGGGATGGGTGGGGGAATTTCTTCCTTAAGCAAAGTAGCTATTGTGCGCCCGTCCACGCATCCTCACGCGGATATCGATTACACATTTGCACAAGTCTCTGTGACCGAATCCAAAGTTGATTACAAAGGGAATTGCGGAAATATCAGTTCGGCAATTGGGCCTTATGCTGTTTTGCAAAGATTGTGTTCGGTCAAAGGTGAGGAGGCTTGTATTCGCATCTTTAACACCAACACGCAAAAAATTATTCACTCGCACTTTCCGGTGAAAAATGGAATGCCGGAATTTGCCGGCAAATTTGAAATACCTGGAGTCTCTGGGACGGGAGCACCTATTCGTTTGGAATTTCAGGAACCCGGCGGAGCTTCCACTGGAAAGCTTTTACCAACGGGCAAAGTTTGCGAAACTTTGACTGTGGAGGGCGTCGGTTCTATTGAGGTCTCTATGGTGGATGCGGCAAATGCTTGTGTGTTCATTCGTGCACGTGACGTGGGCATGACCGGTAAAGAAATGCCGATAGAGCTAGAAACAGCCAAAGATCTGTTGATAAAATTGGATCTGATTCGACGGCACGCTTCAGTTGCTATGGGAATAGCCAAGGATTTAGAAGATGCGAAAAACTATATTGCCATTCCCTACATCGGTATTGTCAGTGATTCCCCGGGGAGCGCTATGGATTTTGAAATGCGCGTGATTGCAAGTGGTCAGCCCCATAAAGCTTTGCCGTTGACGGTTTCATTGTGCTCGTCGGTAACAGCAAAACTTCCCGGCAGTATTATTCACGAGGCCGTTCAAGGTAAAAAACTTTCGGAAGTACGCATTGGAATGCCTTCAGGAATCTTAACTTTGGATGCTCAGGTGGAAAATAAAAACGGCCACTGGATTGCTCACAGTGGCAGTTTTTATAGAACCGCTAGGCCCCTTTTTGTCGGGGACGTCTTTACTTAGTTTTCTTTACAGGAAGTGCTTCGGCAGCGGCTAGGATGGCAGCTGCCACTTCCGCTGGTTTGGATATCATCGGTACGTGACTAGTTGGTAAACTGATCGTCGTTGCATTCATTCGTTTCGCAAAATCCCGTTGAGCATCGGGCTGAATCATAAAATCATTTTCTGCGACAATATAAGTTGTCGGCTTTGCCTTCCACGCGGCCGTCGTAAGTTTTGAAGTAAAGATCCCCGCAAACGTCGGACCTTGAGTCGCAAACATAATACTTTTTTGCTCCTCGCTGACGTCTTGGGCAAAGAATTCTTTCATGCCTTTTTCAGTCAAGATCGCAAAACCAAACTGATCCACAGATAGTTCACCAAAACCCGGCGGCACAGGATAATTTGATACGGCGTCTTGTACGGATTGATTTTCTTCAGGTGCAAAGGCCGCCACATATACTAAACCACCTACGTTGGGATGAGTTCCTACTTCAGTGATAACGGCACCACCATAGGAATGACCGACTAATAAAACCTGTTCCGTTTGATTTGTTAGAGTCCGAGTTGTCGAAGCCACATCATCGGCCATGGCGGTCAGGGGATTTTGCACGGCAATGACTTTGTGACCTGCAGCTTGTAGGGTAGGAATGATTTTTTCCCAAGTGGAACCATCGGCGAAAGCCCCGTGGACCAGAACGATGGTTTTTGCTGAAGCAGAGAAAGCACATATCATGATCGCAAGGGTTGTCACCCACTTGAACAGTTTCATCTTAGTCTCCTAAAGTTTTGACGGAGGAAATTCCATCGAAGTTTAAGTGAAACACTGGATGGTTTGCTGTTGAAGGCGAGTGACTAAGAAACAAAATCTCGCTTAAAGGCCCAGGTGTTCCCCGTACCCAAGTTCTGCCCAGTAATCAGCGGGCGGTGAATGACCGAAGTCGATGCTGCCTAATTGTTTGATGTTTTTAACCCCATATTTGACAGGTGTGATAAGACGCAAAGGATATCCGTTTTCAAGCAGCAGTGTACGCCCATTCATTTCATAGCAAAGGAGGGTCTGCGAATGCATCAGACTTCGCATATCCATCGACACGTAATACCCCCCATTTATGGTTGCAAGTAAAGCAAAGGCATATTTGGAGATTTCATCTTTTTCAGAAAGGTGCTTGGCAAAATCTGAAAACTTCACTCCACGGGCTGTGACATTTTCACTCCAGCCTTCGATGCATTTAAATTCAAAGCTTTCAGTGACTGCAGGCAGGGCTTTAATTTCATCTAAACTCATGAATAAGGGAGATGCCAGTCCTGGAGAATTGATTTGCAATTTCCAGTCCGCGGGTACTGAGGCATTCATGCCGACATAACCATTCACTCGCACTCGTCCTGTAGCGGGTGGAGTTTCAGGGGCCCTGGCATTATTGCGAAATACAGAATTCCAAAACTGATCTGTCAATCGATTGACAGATCGAAGTGGCCAGGGCAGTTCCATGTCCACCTCGCTGGCATCGATCGCCCGGATGCCTGCAAAACCTGCAGCAGACAGGACTGCCCATGTTAACAGTTTGCGGCGATTCATCTTTTTGAATTCGCGTTCATCAATTTGACGGCGAGGAAGATTATCACTCATTCGTCATCCTTTCTGTTCACTTGCTCCCAGCCAGTGACCATGGCTCGAAAATTATTCCATCCCGCGCGTATGACTTGAACGACATGAACGATAAAAAACAGGACAAAGATCACCGCAATTACAAAATGAATAAGGCGGGCCCATTGATATCCGCCAAGGATGAAGGTCAGCTCTTTCAGTTGGATGGGTTTATAGATCGCAAAACCACTGAGTACGGCAACTGCTGCCAAAGTAATCACCAAATGGTAAGCAATTCGTTGGGGCTGGTGGTATGTCCTGTACCGCCAATGCCCCGAATAAATGGAATAGGAAACATAGAGAACACCGTTAATTACGAACAGAATTCCAAAGGCGAAATGCCAGCTCATCCCGCGCGCCAGTTGATAACCCATTCCCAGCCGGTCCAGCCAACTTCCAGGAATAAAATAAGCCGGGTACGCCCAGTAAATTAAAAATCCCGACCACACCATAATTGCAATAACCGGAAAATTCACCCAATGGTTCCATCTTGTTATGAGGAGATGTTTTTTTTGAATCTCGGTTTTCATTTAAACAACGTATTCAAATCTTCGTCACTTTGGCAAATTACGAATCGGTCTAGTTGTTTCATATTAAGACAAGTCCGACTGGCTCCAAGACAGTCCTTGCAGATATTATTTTTTAAAAGTACTCAAACTGGGCCACTGAAAATCGGGTAAAAATCCGATAAGGTATTATGCGCAAATTAGTTCTCGCTTCATTCTTATTTCTATCTGCCTGTGCTTCTAAATCTCGCTTGCCGTCTGCAACAACTGAGGCCGTGCAAACTCCGCCTCCAGCGGGTGCACTGACTTTGGATCAAGCCTTAGCACAAGGTGAGGATGCTACTGTTGAATATCTGAAATCTCAGGTAAAGGCTGATGCCTATGCAAGTCTGAGTTCAAGAGACCCTGCTGCTGATATGGCGCAGTCTGTAAGAGCAGAGCGCACTAAAAACGACAACCCTGACAAAAAGCAACAATCTGCTTTCCTAAGAAAGTTCCGTGGCTGGAGTACTAAAAAACGTGTTGGTCATGGTGAAGAGCTTGTTGCGGATTTTAATTGCGATAAAGCCCTTGAAAGCCAGGCCTTGGGTTATTCTTTGGAATTGGATTTTCCAGAGCAAGAAGCCCGTGATGTTTCCAGACAGCTTCATGAAAA is a window of Bdellovibrio sp. SKB1291214 DNA encoding:
- a CDS encoding RNA recognition motif domain-containing protein; the encoded protein is MGKKIYVGNLSYQLDEQTLADAFAEFGNVESARIVTDRETGRSKGFAFVEMSTDDEAATAISKLNGAELAGRAMNVSEAKPMAPRENRGGGFGGGRGGGRGGFGGGNRGPR
- a CDS encoding MFS transporter, whose amino-acid sequence is MQSSSALSDFKKLISARFLFTLAVQMQAVVVGWRIYELTQDPLSLGLMGLAEAIPALGLALYAGYVVDRSRPLKVYRWVLEGSLISSGILLVAAYYGGRWTDHWQIVALYLSSVFAGAARAFSQPSMYAILPKMTKREGLSKALAWMSTAMQTARVTGPALGGLIFGFMGLEVSYAVIFVLLVGALGSTYAIRMNIEAPASVGEEREMVEELKSGVKFVFGHPILLPALSLDMISVLFGGVTALLPIYAKEILAVGPRGLGILRAAPAIGATVMGFILTRIEIRKNAGKYLLSAVFGFGLSILVFALSKDFYLSVLALGLSGIFDSVSVVVRSTAVQLASPDHMRGRISSVNSMFIGSSNEVGEFESGVAAKFLGTVPAACFGAVMCLLTVSIIAWKSPTLRNMDMDKVTP
- a CDS encoding cytochrome ubiquinol oxidase subunit I, which produces MDDLLAARSTMAFSLGFHIIFAAIGMVMPFMMAMAHFLYLKKNRQEDLELTKLWMKGVAILFAVGAVSGTVLSFELGLLWPGFMKHAGPIIGMPFSWEGTAFFLEAIAIGLFLYGWNRMNKWVHWFAGFVVGLSGFASGIFVVAANSWMNTPAGFDWVNGQAVNIDPVAAMFNKAWLHQTMHMQVAAIQAVGFAVAGLHALLLLKGSHSALHARALKIAMVFATVASLIQPMVGHFAAQKVAEYQPVKLAAMEAHFKTEARAPIILGGIPDVETGEVHGAIKIPGVLSFLAFNDFNATVKGLHDFPREEWPPVLIVHIAFQIMVGLGSLMIVLGLVYIFLARRGGLPKWFLKVLVVSTPLGFIAIEAGWVVTEVGRQPWIVYGIMKTKDAVTPMPGVQFHFYLFVALYLFLSFVTAWLFRRQVQVAENNMHKGAVK
- a CDS encoding cytochrome d ubiquinol oxidase subunit II, whose protein sequence is MIEILLFFIAASVLLYVVLGGADYGAGILELVPIPYLQNKQRHVVNEAMGPVWEANHMWLILVVVILFVGFPGIFNIVMIHLHIPVVALLVGIVARGTAFTFRHYDAIHEPKSQNVYSLIFSLSSLWTTFWLGVLAGSLFQGRIDPTAKDFVNAYVAPWTGFVPFTMGIFTICICTFLASVYLVGETQDSELKKYFWRRGFAYNIAVIITGGLVFLAAYLEDSAFLKEFLNHPLSIACVVAATLLFFLLWQLLKRNQPLLVRLTAAAQVSLIILGWYFAMAPAALSTPQGPVSFYDAAAPAAALRQLTYALCVGSVLIFPSLFYLLKVFKLSSKSLQSDSAKNDGK
- a CDS encoding 2-methylaconitate cis-trans isomerase PrpF family protein produces the protein MTSYRATYMRGGTSRALIFHEKDLPADRKSWDALFLRALGSPDHYGRQLDGMGGGISSLSKVAIVRPSTHPHADIDYTFAQVSVTESKVDYKGNCGNISSAIGPYAVLQRLCSVKGEEACIRIFNTNTQKIIHSHFPVKNGMPEFAGKFEIPGVSGTGAPIRLEFQEPGGASTGKLLPTGKVCETLTVEGVGSIEVSMVDAANACVFIRARDVGMTGKEMPIELETAKDLLIKLDLIRRHASVAMGIAKDLEDAKNYIAIPYIGIVSDSPGSAMDFEMRVIASGQPHKALPLTVSLCSSVTAKLPGSIIHEAVQGKKLSEVRIGMPSGILTLDAQVENKNGHWIAHSGSFYRTARPLFVGDVFT
- a CDS encoding alpha/beta fold hydrolase; the protein is MKLFKWVTTLAIMICAFSASAKTIVLVHGAFADGSTWEKIIPTLQAAGHKVIAVQNPLTAMADDVASTTRTLTNQTEQVLLVGHSYGGAVITEVGTHPNVGGLVYVAAFAPEENQSVQDAVSNYPVPPGFGELSVDQFGFAILTEKGMKEFFAQDVSEEQKSIMFATQGPTFAGIFTSKLTTAAWKAKPTTYIVAENDFMIQPDAQRDFAKRMNATTISLPTSHVPMISKPAEVAAAILAAAEALPVKKTK
- a CDS encoding molybdopterin-dependent oxidoreductase; its protein translation is MSDNLPRRQIDEREFKKMNRRKLLTWAVLSAAGFAGIRAIDASEVDMELPWPLRSVNRLTDQFWNSVFRNNARAPETPPATGRVRVNGYVGMNASVPADWKLQINSPGLASPLFMSLDEIKALPAVTESFEFKCIEGWSENVTARGVKFSDFAKHLSEKDEISKYAFALLATINGGYYVSMDMRSLMHSQTLLCYEMNGRTLLLENGYPLRLITPVKYGVKNIKQLGSIDFGHSPPADYWAELGYGEHLGL
- a CDS encoding cytochrome b/b6 domain-containing protein, which encodes MKTEIQKKHLLITRWNHWVNFPVIAIMVWSGFLIYWAYPAYFIPGSWLDRLGMGYQLARGMSWHFAFGILFVINGVLYVSYSIYSGHWRYRTYHQPQRIAYHLVITLAAVAVLSGFAIYKPIQLKELTFILGGYQWARLIHFVIAVIFVLFFIVHVVQVIRAGWNNFRAMVTGWEQVNRKDDE